The following is a genomic window from Nostoc sp. HK-01.
AAATATAATCCGATAGAAAGGACATGGGCAATACTAGAGAATCATTGGAATGGCAGCATTTTAGATGAAGTGGAGACGGCTTTAAAGTTTGCTAGTACTATGAAATGGAAAGGTTCTCATCCAGTAGTTAAGCTAGTAAACAAAACTTATGATAATGGGGTAAAGCTTACAAAAAAAGCTATGGCTCAAATTGAAAAACAGATTGAGCGGCTAACCGATTCTACTCATGAAGTTTTCCCAAATTTAGGTAATTGGTTTATTGATATTTGTTGTAGTAAAACAAAATTGATTTGATTTTAATAACAGCATTTATTTAGCTACAAAACATCCCTTATTTACACTGTTTAACTTCAAAGCAGACGACAAGTGTATAGATTCTTCATGCATAGATGAGGGGAACAAAAGGGGTTGCCCTCGGCAACCCCTTTTGTCCCCCCTTAAAATGATTATCATTCTTGAGAAAACCTCTCTCTTGTTTTTTTTGGAATAATTTATTCTTTGGAAGTCCCTAAGGTGTTGTGCCAGAGAGCGATCGCAGGTTCAAGGCAATTAATTCTTCGTCAACGCCACTGTCAAGCCATTCTTGTAAATGATGAGATTCCAGATTATTTGTTATGGCCATATCCCCTCCTTGTACAGACGCATGAAAAAGTCAGCAGTAGTGAGCTATACCGCTTTGAAATACTCGCTATGAAACTGCTAACTAGTACCTTTGAACTAAGTGAGTGTTATTTTAGATGAATCCAGAAAATCAACCTTGTAAGAAACTGGGGCTATTACTCGCTAAAAATTTAGATGCGCTCAGTATTTTCAAGCTTTTCAAAGTTCTCAAGTTTTAGCGATGAATGATACATTTAGCCTCAATTTTTACTTTTTACCTGTGTCCGAAAAGCAATCAAGGCAATGCTGATAGAGCTTTGCGGCTTCTTGTTTATTGAGAAAATCTAAATGAAAACTGAGTGGTAATGATAGAGTTGGTTTATTAAAAATCTGAATCGTCATTTTGTTCATTTCGTTGCAATAAAAGCTGTAATGCTGCTTGTTTGGCTGCATCTAGTCGCTGCTGTTCTTCGGCTGAAACTTCACCCATCAAATGCTCAACTTCTGCCCGTTGCCGTTCCTTCATCTGCTCAACAGTGGCCGCAGGTAGGGCTAACGGTTGATTCTCCTGGGACGGTCGGAAGTTACGACGGCGGTACAAAAAGCCGAAATGTCTTTTGTCCTGCGAAGGAAGCTTCCGCCAAACATCAGCATTCCAACCGGGGGGCATGAAATCGGCTGATGGGGGCAGCAGGTTTTGGATTTGGGCTTGGAGGTCAGCGATCGCCTTGCCTTGTTCTTCGATTACTGTGTTTTGCTGTTCGAGTTTCTCCAAGAGTTGGGCGAGTAGTTCTGAATTTTATGGGGCTAACTCTGCCTCACGGGTTTTAACTGCAAAGTAATTCTGTGCTGCTGCGATCGCACTTTTGCGAGGGTCGCCATTCATGGCCACCAAATAACAGGCGTGTCGTGATAGCTTGTAATCTTTCAGCACTTCTCGAAATGCCTGGGATGTACCAATTTGCGCCATTTGGACGACATCGACCAGATGGTAGGATGGATCTATCCCTGAATTTTTAGCACTGATTTTCGCTCTTTCAACCGTGTCCCTAATTCTTTTCCAAGTTTGATAACCCAGCAAGGTTAACAATTCGGTAGCTAACCAAAATTCACTACCATCGCTATCAACCTGTTTAATTTCGTCAAAGGGGCTAGGATAACTTTCACTGTTGATAATCGCGTCCATACTTTCTCCTGGTTTTTGACGCATAAAGCTATTGCGGCATAGTTGCAATGCCTGAGCGGATTTTGAAAGCCTTTAATTGCAATCTAGTGAATTGCGATATTTTACCGTTTAGTCAGGTAGTCATGACAAAATAAGATTCAAAACAGAATCCTCGATCAAGTGGCGATCGGTTGTGCTTTGCCTTGATACTAATAGTTGCAGATAACTATTGAATTTGTCAACTAAATGTTGCAAAATATGGCAAGGCAAGAAAAAGAAGAAGAGGTTGTAATGTTACCACTAAGTGAAGTGGGATCAATTAAATGGACAAAGGAGCGTGGGGAGAAAATGCGTTCGTTACGTGGTGAAATGCCATTGTTAACTTTGTCTAAAAAACTTGCTGAGAATGATGTAGAGATTTCTCGCCAATATTTGCACAGAATGGAGACTTATTCAGATGTTAAAGGTGCTTCCCCTGAGCTTGTAACAGGTCTTTGTCAAGTATTTAACTGTACATTAGCTGAATTGTTGTGTTTGAAAGAAACCAAAATTGTGCAATTAGGGGTTGACAACCGCAACTAAAAGTTGCAGTATAGTAATTAAGGGCAAAGGAAAGCAAACCGCCTGCACCAGAACGCAATCAAGGGTTTGCATCAGAATTACCGAACCACGAAAAGAGAATCCATAAGTACCGATTGAGAGATAGCTGAGGCACTGGCGCAACCAGAGAAAGGGAAGGGTACACATCGAGGAAACGGATTCGATCATCAAAATTCGATCATCAAAAATTGTCACAGCAGCACTGCATACGCTTTCAACGCCAGGAAGTGAGACTGCCCTAGATCAATAGATATGCTGCTGTTGCAAGCTCCGGTCACTGGCCAGGAGTAATGTATGTGTAAGCTTCGCTAAAACGCCATGATCACGAAATGTGCGATTGCAGTTTTATGAGGGCTGCGATGCCTAACGGCAAGCCGCAGAGCGTCTACGCCTTTTTGACTAAGATTTAACTTCTCTGAGCATTTCGATATTACTGAACCGAAAACCACAGGATGCAAACAACTTTCGGGCGTTTTCATTCTCGACTGCTGTATCTAATCGAATCTGCTTGATTCCCATTTGCTCAAAACGCTCTACACACAGCATTACCATCTGTCGAGCAATACCTTTTTGACGGGATTCTGGCTCTACCCATAGATCGTAAATAAACGCATATTCCTGTAAGCGGTAAATGGGGATTTCTTGCTCTATCGCTGAGATGAGAAATGCTACTAGCTGCCGATCATCTTCTGCTACTAAAAATACGCTGCGCTCGTTTTGCGCCATTCGCGTTAACCATTTTTCATAACGTCGTTCTATATGTGGTACAAAACCATATTTGGCGTTATCCCAAGACTCATGTAAAGCACAGATCTTGGCCACCATTGGTAGAACTGCGGGTACATCATCTGGTGTAGCAGAACGAATTAGCATGAGCTTGTGCAGTGTACTATCACAGTGAAATCTATCCCAAACAGAGCAGATAAATAAAGTACCTTCAATTACAGCTTTGCTACATCTAAAGTGAGATTGAAGTGAAAAAATACAGTACTTTTTCTACCACAGGTAACAACAAAAGTGCGATTGCCCTCCCTTTGGTAAGCAATGGCATTTCTTACTTGTGATCAAGCTTCGCTAAATTTCATTGAGTGCGCTGTGGGGAGCCACAGCGTAATTCATATCCAGAATCAAAAGGCGATCGCCGTCCGTGGAAAGTCTGCGATCGCCTTTTTATCCAATTCATGGAGAATTCAATCATGCCACAGATTACAATAACCCAGCAACTGCGGTCAGTCGAAATCGACTTCTACAACTACGAGATTTACGACGGACAAAAGCTCATCGCCCGAATCACTTATGATCACAAAGACTTAACGCAACCTTGGGTAGTCGAGGTGAACAACCAAGAAGTATTCCGTCGTGCTTGGTGGCAGAAATGCTTTGACGATATTTCTTGGTACTACAAAAAAGGCACTCTGCCGGTACAACAAGAAGAAATCCCAGCCGCTACAACAGGCAACGAAATCATGTGCGAAGTCGCCCGTTATTGTGAGATTTTCGGCTTGGAAATATCAGACGACGACAGTATTTATCGTGACGGACAAAAGCTAGGTCAAGTCGGTTGTACGAATGGTCAATTGTGGTACATCAGGGCTTCTTCAAATCATCGGCAGAATGTTGCTTCAGCTAGAAATGCGGTAGTTGCATTGTCTGGGGTACAGCCGATATTCTTCGAGAGTCTGATGGATAAACCGTTTGATCAAATAACTTCTGAAGAATTGCTGATGTTAGGTGAATACGAGCCAGTGCAGGAGTTGGTTGCGGCGTAGTCAAGAAAAAGGGCGATTGTGTACTCTCCAAGCAATCGCCTCCGTTCCAGATTGTTATCAAGATTTTTAATCATGGCACAAATCAGAATACAAGGTGAATCTTGTTCAAAAATGACTTACCAGTACAATGAATGACTGTTGATCATTCTGTGCCGAAAATGATTGAACTCTGACAAATCCAGCTTTTTGCCATGCTCGGAGCGCACGTTGATTAAATGCTGCGATTGTAATGCGTAAAAATTGAGGGTTGAAAGTTAAACGAGCAAATTCCAGGACATCTGCAATATACATCTGTCCTTTCCCCTGCCCTGTCAGGTCAGGGCGTACTCCCAAACCAATGTCAATTGCTTCCATTTGATAATTGCCTCCTGGCACTTGGGCTTCTTTACCAAAGCAGCAAAAGGCAACCAGTTCATCACGGTCGAGAATGCTGTAGTAAGCGTTTTGAGGATCTACAAAATACTCAATCAGGTTCGGGTCAGATGTAGAGTTATACATTTGGTACGGTGGCTCGTAATGCCAGTTTGTCAGTTTTTCGGCATTAGTCACATTCATCGGTTCAAAGTGGAAGTGCATTGACATACTCCCAATTGCTCACCCGGTCTTGATGCTAAAAGTATACTTGAGTCTGGCAATTGATGACTTTGAATTGAATCAAAACAGCTTTGCAAAAGTTTTGTGTTAATCGCGGCGTAGTTTGAGGGAAAAAGGCGATTGCAGGTTCTCTATGCGATCGCCCCAAACCTAAATACTGTCATCAAGACATTTGTTTATCATGGCACACTTAACGATACACGATTCGGACTGCTTGCCTGAAGGGTCAACGCATAAAATTCTGCTGCCTCCAGAAGATTCAAATGCAGAGATATTGGAAATCCCTGGCTACAAGCTGGTCTATTGCAATGGCGCGTGTCCAAGGGTTTATCGGGCTTATAAAGGTGATTCAATGCTAGGTCTGGTTTTCGAGCATCTCACCCACTGGTCAAATGCTGTAGATAACATTCGGCATCAAGAACCTTTGACTGCGGCGATCACATTAGATGAGTTCATGCAAGCAGCTGGGGTCATCAGGAAAGCAAAGGAAGAGCATCTGGGGGCTGTGGCTTAGGAAAGGCTCAGATTTAGCAACTTGTAGGAGGCAATTACACTTGTAACCAAGGATAATTGCCTGCCATATTGTTAGTAAATCTGAGTTGAGTGAGCTACTACCAAAGAATGGGAACAGCTAAGGAGCATTAGCCGTTCAGATGATGGGGTGTTATCAGCAGCTTACTTGAAAGCTATGTGATGTGTCTAGCTTTTTCCGCTTCTGTCCTAATGCGGTAACTAATCCTATTTTTCTGGCATTTTTTAGCTAGACAATAAAAAAGAACACCTAATAAGTGTTAGCTATTCCTAAGGAATATTTCTATTAGTTGCAGCATAAGAGACAATTATGAATCTGACCTATACCTTTAGATGGATTAATAGCGATTACTCAACAATTCTGATTAGCTATTACTGCCTAGAAATGAGAACAGCTAAAGAGAGTTAGCTGTTCTGGCAGAAGTGTTCCTTTGTTACAAGCTAATGGATAGTTAAGTAGGATGCCCTCTGCCACTAGTAGTATGAATTTTATCTATCCTAGTACTGATGTCATTCAGCAGTTCTACCAGATAACAGCAGGTTTCCAGAAGTCAAAATAATGCTCAGAAAACAATTATGTTTTGGGATTTTTCCTGGAATTGTCCAAGGAGCGTGAAATATGGAACCGAGCGAAATACTCAAGACATTCAATAGCTGCTACGTCCAACTTCAGGCGATCGCTCAAGATGCTCAATGGCTGGCATTAGCAAATCGTGGTGATGTTGATCCAGAGATGAAAACACATTTAGGTGATGTACTGCATTATCTGGGGGAAGCTATGGACTGTATTGAACCGTTTGTGGAAAATACTAATGATCAGGGAGTGCAAATTTGAAATTCTACTTGAAAGATGTATCTTCAAAATTACCCCCGTGGGCAACCATCACATCACAAACCCTAAACTTGGTAGAGCTAGAAATCAACGAGCATCACCCCGATTTTCAACCGCTCATCAATGGATTGGCTAGGGAGATTCAGCCGGGGGTGGTTGGGGTGAAGTCGGCTGATTTGTGTTCGGCTTTAGTCGATAGATGTGGGGATAGTAATTGCGTTCTCGTGTAGAAAGGGCAAGTATTTAAAAGAACAAACACTTGCCCGGAAAACGAAATTACTAACTAACTGATGATGCCATACTTTGATATCCCTACTTTTTCTCGGCTGGGGACAGGTCGGGATCTTAACCGAACCGTGGGTTTAACTCTAGGTTGCGAATTCGGCTGCTGTTGTCCTAAATAGTCAATAAGTTCTGCCCCACTTAGCTTTCTCACGGATGTGTGGGGTCGAATTGGCTGTAAATTCTCATTTAAGGAGCAAGAGTCATCGCTGGTTTTTCTGTAGACATAACTAGGGCTGATGCCTGGAATGCGGAAGTAGTCGCCTGTTTGAAGTTCTTGGAATGTCATAAAAACGACTTCAACTACTGAACTAGTACACATTACCTTACACTCGAATTTCTTGCAATCAGAATGGATTACAGAATGTAAGAGCGAATTAAATGCAGATGTCAAAGAAATTTTGAAATTATTATCTGGTGGCAGTTCTCAAATATAGTTTCAAGATTCAGTAATAGTTCACTAATAATTTCTCAAAATCGTAACTAACCACCGTAAATCCGTTTCTCAAAACCTATCCACTCTTTCTCCCGTAACAAATACTTTTGAATTTTTCCAGTGCTAGTTTTTGGCAGAGTAGTAAACTCAATTGTTGTTGGGCATTTAAATGCAGCAATTTGATGGCGACAAAATTGAATTAATTCTTGTTCTGTAACTTGCGCGTTTTCTTTGAGAGTAACAAAGGCTTTTGGTACTTCTCCACGTTTGGCATGAGGCACAGCAATCACGGCACACTCTAACACAGCCTCATGACGGTAAAGACATTGTTCAACTTCTATACTGGAGACATTTTCGCCATTAGTAATAATGATATCTTTCATGCGATCGCGCACCTCAATATAACCGTCAGGGTGCATAACTGCTAAATCACCACGGCGTTGTTGCATGAAAAAGGAAGATGGTAAATTAGACTCATTATGTGTTTCTGCTCAAGCCTCAACCTGACGATGAAGACGAAAGCCCAGTATAAAGTTCGGAATTGGAACGCTTATGATGCGGCACTCAAGCAACGAGGCAGTATAACCTTCTGGGTGAATGAAGAAGTAATCGAGCAGTGGTGCAACCAGCAGAAAACTGGGAGAAAGGGAGCATCAAATTACTACTCTGATGTGGCGATTGCCACAATGGGGACTATTCAATCGGTGTTTAACTTGCCTGGACGGCAAGCGGAGGGTTTCTTAGAATCACTGTTTATGTTGATGGGAATTGAGTTACAAGTCCCGGATCACTCTACCTTATGCCGACGTTTAAGCAAGTTGTCGGTGAAACTGCCAGTAGTGCCAAAAGACAAGGCGGTTCATGTTGTAGTGGATTCAACTGGGGTAAAAGTTTATGGTGAAGGCGAGTGGAAAGTCCGCACACATGGGGTTGGTAAACGACGGACATGGCGCAAGTTGCACCTAGGAGTTGATGAGAACAGTGGTGAAATTCTGGGTGCGGTGGTAACTACTAATGATCTGGCTGATTGTGAAGTGCTAACAGACATATTAGAGCAGATTTCACAGCCGATAGAGCAAGTCTCTGGGGATGGTGGCTATGACACAAAAGGTTGTTACGACACCATTTCACAACAAGGGGCGAAAGCCACTATTCCACCACGTAGCAACGCCAAAATGCAGCAAACACATCCTCATTCCCAGCCCCATCCCAGAGATGAAAATCTGCGAAGGGTGAACCAAGTTGGACGTAAACAATGGAAACAAGAAAGCGGATATCATCGCCGTTCTTTATCTGAAACTGCTATCTTTCGGCTCAAAACCATCTTTGGTGGCAAGTTGAGACGACGCTTTTTTGACAACCAGGCTGTGGAGTTGTTTTTGCAATGTGCTGCCTTGAATCGCATGATCCAGCTAGGTAAACCTGATTCTTATAAAGTCGAAGATTAATTCCTCTCCTTACTTCGGATTGGTGTGTCTTTTTTTTCTTTCATGCAACAAAGCCAATCACCACTATGAAACCACCCGCCACGAAATGCTCTTTCTGTGGCTTCTGAGTCGTTATGATAGCCTGTCATCACCATATTTCCGCGCATCACCACCTCTCCCATTGTTTTTCCATCTG
Proteins encoded in this region:
- a CDS encoding DNA-damage-inducible protein, whose protein sequence is MEKLEQQNTVIEEQGKAIADLQAQIQNLLPPSADFMPPGWNADVWRKLPSQDKRHFGFLYRRRNFRPSQENQPLALPAATVEQMKERQRAEVEHLMGEVSAEEQQRLDAAKQAALQLLLQRNEQNDDSDF
- a CDS encoding DNA-damage-inducible protein; protein product: MDAIINSESYPSPFDEIKQVDSDGSEFWLATELLTLLGYQTWKRIRDTVERAKISAKNSGIDPSYHLVDVVQMAQIGTSQAFREVLKDYKLSRHACYLVAMNGDPRKSAIAAAQNYFAVKTREAELAP
- a CDS encoding acetyltransferase, GNAT family protein, whose product is MLIRSATPDDVPAVLPMVAKICALHESWDNAKYGFVPHIERRYEKWLTRMAQNERSVFLVAEDDRQLVAFLISAIEQEIPIYRLQEYAFIYDLWVEPESRQKGIARQMVMLCVERFEQMGIKQIRLDTAVENENARKLFASCGFRFSNIEMLREVKS
- a CDS encoding putative AMP-binding enzyme; the encoded protein is MQQRRGDLAVMHPDGYIEVRDRMKDIIITNGENVSSIEVEQCLYRHEAVLECAVIAVPHAKRGEVPKAFVTLKENAQVTEQELIQFCRHQIAAFKCPTTIEFTTLPKTSTGKIQKYLLREKEWIGFEKRIYGG
- a CDS encoding transposase, with the translated sequence MKTKAQYKVRNWNAYDAALKQRGSITFWVNEEVIEQWCNQQKTGRKGASNYYSDVAIATMGTIQSVFNLPGRQAEGFLESLFMLMGIELQVPDHSTLCRRLSKLSVKLPVVPKDKAVHVVVDSTGVKVYGEGEWKVRTHGVGKRRTWRKLHLGVDENSGEILGAVVTTNDLADCEVLTDILEQISQPIEQVSGDGGYDTKGCYDTISQQGAKATIPPRSNAKMQQTHPHSQPHPRDENLRRVNQVGRKQWKQESGYHRRSLSETAIFRLKTIFGGKLRRRFFDNQAVELFLQCAALNRMIQLGKPDSYKVED